Proteins from a genomic interval of Desulfovibrio piger:
- a CDS encoding GGDEF domain-containing protein encodes MRRADGTWLWVLGRGCVTSRDSEGRALRIVGMHTDISSLQHDRNVLEKKIRLDPLTGVYNRYHLDGLLQQVHKDRGPLSVLMADVNGLKMINDHLGHHAGDELLRTAAQQLLKHIRQEDCLARLGGDECVMVLSCPGSVVRERLSTIRKALEAWNAAGGLPLELSFGLAGSDDGSVAPEVLLRQADARMMEEKNRVRAASHARIRAWLEARTGRKVPVDDPRL; translated from the coding sequence ATCCGGCGTGCCGACGGCACCTGGCTGTGGGTGCTGGGGCGCGGCTGCGTGACCAGCAGGGACAGCGAGGGCCGGGCCCTGCGCATCGTGGGCATGCACACGGACATCAGCTCCCTCCAGCACGACCGCAACGTGCTGGAAAAGAAGATCCGCCTCGACCCCCTGACAGGGGTGTACAACCGTTACCATCTGGACGGGCTGCTCCAGCAGGTACACAAGGACAGGGGGCCCCTGAGTGTCCTCATGGCCGATGTCAACGGCCTGAAGATGATCAACGACCATCTTGGACACCACGCCGGAGACGAACTGCTGCGTACCGCGGCACAGCAGCTTTTGAAGCATATCCGGCAGGAAGACTGCCTGGCCCGTCTGGGCGGGGACGAGTGCGTGATGGTGCTGTCCTGTCCCGGCAGTGTGGTGCGCGAGCGGCTGTCCACCATCCGCAAGGCCCTGGAGGCGTGGAATGCCGCCGGCGGCCTGCCGCTGGAGCTCTCCTTCGGGCTGGCAGGCTCCGATGACGGTTCCGTGGCGCCCGAGGTGCTGCTGCGTCAGGCCGATGCCCGCATGATGGAGGAGAAGAACCGGGTACGGGCCGCCTCCCATGCCCGCATCCGGGCCTGGCTGGAAGCCCGCACGGGCCGGAAGGTCCCTGTGGACGATCCCCGGCTCTAG
- the tgt gene encoding tRNA guanosine(34) transglycosylase Tgt, which yields MTQSVYTLEHSDNAARAGQVRTAHGVIPTPIFMPVGTVGSVKAIAPDDLAAIGAPIILGNTYHLYLRPGDELVARHGGLHGFASWPGAILTDSGGFQVFSLSSLRKIREEGVEFRSHLDGSRHLFTPESVVGIQRNLNSDIMMVLDECVPYGADYAYTEKSLALTTRWALRARAAYPQGSGQNLLFAITQGGFFKDLRKRSIEELCCHDFDGFAIGGLSVGESKHMLYDFMYEVAPQLPKDKPRYLMGVGTPLDIAHGINAGIDMFDCVLPTRNARNGTLYTSLGKVNIKRKEYAEDDSPLDPACNCYTCRTFSRAYLRHLYVSKELLAFRLNSLHNLTYFLNVVRQARQAILEDRYASFLAHMESLYPDEAAQGRGL from the coding sequence ATGACACAATCCGTCTATACACTCGAACACAGCGACAATGCGGCCCGCGCCGGTCAGGTGCGCACGGCACACGGCGTCATCCCCACCCCCATCTTCATGCCCGTGGGCACCGTGGGCTCGGTCAAGGCCATCGCGCCGGACGACCTGGCCGCCATCGGCGCGCCCATCATCCTGGGCAATACCTACCACCTTTACCTGCGTCCCGGTGACGAGCTGGTGGCCCGGCACGGCGGCCTGCACGGCTTTGCCTCCTGGCCCGGCGCCATCCTCACCGACAGCGGCGGCTTCCAGGTCTTCAGCCTGAGTTCCCTGCGCAAGATCCGGGAGGAAGGCGTGGAGTTCCGTTCCCATCTGGACGGCTCCAGGCATCTGTTCACGCCCGAGAGCGTGGTGGGCATCCAGCGCAACCTCAATTCCGACATCATGATGGTGCTGGACGAGTGCGTGCCCTACGGCGCGGACTATGCCTATACGGAAAAGTCCCTGGCCCTGACCACGCGCTGGGCCCTGCGCGCCCGCGCGGCCTATCCGCAGGGCAGCGGCCAGAACCTGCTGTTCGCCATCACCCAGGGCGGTTTCTTCAAGGATCTGCGCAAGCGCTCCATCGAGGAGCTGTGCTGCCACGATTTCGACGGCTTCGCCATCGGCGGCCTTTCGGTGGGCGAGAGCAAGCACATGCTCTACGATTTCATGTACGAAGTGGCGCCCCAGCTGCCCAAGGACAAGCCCCGCTACCTCATGGGTGTAGGCACGCCCCTGGACATCGCCCACGGCATCAATGCCGGTATCGACATGTTCGACTGCGTGCTGCCCACCCGCAATGCGCGCAACGGCACGCTCTATACCTCGCTGGGCAAGGTCAACATCAAGCGCAAGGAATACGCCGAGGACGACAGCCCCCTGGATCCGGCCTGCAACTGCTACACCTGCCGGACGTTCTCCCGTGCCTATCTGCGGCATCTGTACGTCAGCAAGGAGCTGCTGGCCTTCCGCCTCAACTCCCTGCATAACCTGACCTACTTCCTCAATGTGGTCAGGCAGGCACGCCAGGCCATCCTTGAGGACCGCTATGCGTCCTTCCTGGCCCATATGGAAAGCCTCTATCCCGATGAGGCGGCCCAGGGCCGGGGCCTTTGA
- the alr gene encoding alanine racemase gives MSCTFTPSRCHIRLGALVRNFSRMGRPDRLMPVIKSDAYGHGMTEVAHALDAAGARHFAVGTVAEGICLRQDGLAQTILPLLGCQNDEDWQQASACGLTPLITGFEALEKAAALSSPADPWGVAIKLDTGMSRLGFSAEDIPALLERLRACPGLKPTLAVSHFPCADMPEKENFTRRQLEKFTAMTDSLRAAYPALKRSLANSAGTMGWPESRFELCRPGFSLYGGNPFRGTAWEERGAGLEPVMEVSAPLLQVRHLKPGEGISYGQTFIAPREMSVAVVGAGYATGYPRGASGRIHVLVNGRRAPQVGRICMGMFMIDVTGLSARAGDLAWLLGGPAAPGETPVNIDELAEACGGFSYELLCLLGQGSPRVYHK, from the coding sequence ATGAGCTGCACTTTTACCCCTTCCCGCTGTCATATCCGCCTGGGAGCCCTTGTCCGCAACTTCAGCCGCATGGGCCGGCCCGACAGACTCATGCCTGTCATCAAATCCGATGCCTACGGTCACGGCATGACCGAAGTGGCCCACGCCCTGGACGCCGCCGGCGCCCGCCATTTTGCCGTGGGCACCGTGGCAGAGGGCATCTGCCTGCGCCAGGACGGCCTGGCCCAGACCATCCTGCCCCTGCTGGGCTGCCAGAACGACGAAGACTGGCAGCAGGCCAGCGCCTGCGGCCTGACGCCCCTCATCACCGGTTTCGAGGCCCTGGAAAAGGCCGCCGCCCTGAGCAGCCCCGCCGATCCCTGGGGCGTGGCCATCAAGCTGGATACGGGCATGAGCCGCCTGGGCTTCAGCGCGGAAGACATCCCGGCCCTGCTGGAACGCCTGCGCGCCTGCCCCGGCCTCAAGCCCACCCTGGCCGTCTCGCACTTCCCCTGTGCCGACATGCCGGAAAAGGAAAATTTCACCCGCCGCCAGCTGGAAAAGTTCACGGCCATGACCGACAGCCTGCGGGCGGCCTACCCGGCCCTCAAGCGCTCCCTGGCCAACTCGGCCGGGACCATGGGCTGGCCCGAGAGCCGCTTCGAGCTCTGCCGCCCGGGCTTCTCGCTCTACGGCGGCAATCCCTTCCGGGGCACGGCCTGGGAGGAACGCGGCGCGGGTCTGGAACCCGTCATGGAAGTGAGCGCCCCCTTGCTGCAGGTGCGCCACCTCAAGCCCGGCGAAGGCATCTCCTACGGCCAGACCTTCATCGCACCGCGCGAGATGAGCGTGGCCGTGGTGGGCGCGGGCTATGCCACGGGCTATCCCCGCGGCGCCTCCGGCCGCATCCATGTGCTGGTCAACGGCCGCCGTGCGCCCCAGGTGGGCCGCATCTGCATGGGCATGTTCATGATCGACGTCACGGGTCTGTCGGCCCGCGCCGGTGACCTGGCCTGGCTGCTGGGCGGCCCTGCCGCACCGGGCGAGACGCCCGTCAACATCGACGAGCTGGCCGAAGCCTGCGGCGGATTCTCGTACGAGCTGCTTTGCCTGCTGGGCCAGGGCAGCCCGCGCGTGTACCACAAATAA
- the rpsF gene encoding 30S ribosomal protein S6: protein MRKFETLLLLSPELSAETREGILTALTGVVERENGVMEEVDHWGMRDLAYPVRKQMRGYYVRLVYQAPAELVAELERNVRITDGIFKFVTVKLAEEVEVA from the coding sequence ATGCGGAAATTTGAGACCCTGCTCCTCCTTTCGCCGGAGCTGTCCGCTGAGACCCGTGAGGGCATCCTGACCGCCCTGACCGGCGTGGTGGAACGCGAAAACGGCGTGATGGAAGAAGTGGATCACTGGGGCATGCGCGATCTGGCCTACCCCGTGCGCAAGCAGATGCGCGGCTACTATGTGCGCCTCGTGTACCAGGCTCCCGCCGAACTGGTGGCCGAACTGGAACGCAATGTGCGCATCACCGACGGCATCTTCAAGTTCGTGACCGTCAAACTGGCTGAAGAAGTGGAGGTCGCGTAA
- the rpsR gene encoding 30S ribosomal protein S18, with amino-acid sequence MAFKKKFAPRRKFCRFCADKDLPLNYKRPDILRDFITERGKIIARRITGTCAHHQRLLTREIKRARQMALLIYTATHDSTVKKKSMI; translated from the coding sequence ATGGCTTTCAAGAAGAAGTTTGCCCCCCGTCGCAAGTTCTGCCGCTTCTGCGCGGACAAGGATCTGCCCCTGAACTACAAGCGCCCTGACATCCTGCGCGACTTCATCACCGAACGCGGCAAGATCATCGCCCGCCGCATCACCGGTACCTGCGCGCACCATCAGCGTCTGCTGACCCGCGAAATCAAGCGTGCCCGCCAGATGGCCCTGCTCATCTACACCGCCACGCATGATTCCACCGTCAAGAAAAAGAGCATGATCTAA
- the rplI gene encoding 50S ribosomal protein L9, with protein sequence MKLILRADVENLGNLGDVVTVKPGYGRNFLLPQGLAMVASEANMKAFELERKKLQERMDALRADAQALCAKLEALEVVIPMHVGDNDKLYGSVTSSIIGDALAALGVDVDRRRILMDAPIRTLGDHPVRVRLHASIVATVPVKVVSDHPVVEEEAQPEAEAEAPAAEAE encoded by the coding sequence ATGAAACTGATACTCCGCGCCGACGTGGAAAATCTCGGCAACCTTGGCGACGTCGTCACCGTGAAGCCCGGCTACGGCCGTAACTTCCTGCTGCCCCAGGGCCTGGCCATGGTGGCTTCCGAAGCCAACATGAAGGCCTTTGAACTGGAACGCAAGAAGCTCCAGGAACGCATGGATGCCCTGCGCGCTGACGCCCAGGCCCTGTGCGCCAAGCTGGAAGCTCTGGAAGTCGTCATCCCCATGCACGTGGGCGACAACGACAAGCTGTACGGCTCCGTGACCAGCAGCATCATCGGCGATGCCCTGGCCGCTCTGGGCGTGGATGTGGACCGTCGTCGCATCCTCATGGACGCCCCCATCCGTACCCTGGGTGATCATCCCGTGCGCGTGCGCCTGCACGCCAGCATCGTGGCCACCGTGCCGGTGAAGGTCGTTTCCGACCATCCCGTGGTGGAAGAAGAAGCCCAGCCCGAAGCCGAAGCTGAAGCTCCCGCCGCCGAAGCCGAATAA
- the dnaB gene encoding replicative DNA helicase — protein sequence MASNEPFGSASSPSPRQSGAPRTSEGNDRARTAENDLLRRVPPHSPEAEQAVLGGILMRPQLMHVIVDLIADTDFYLPAHATIFRAFLDLYRKSAPIDLISTAEQLKSNNALEEAGGAVYLADLAQAVVSGANAEYYATIVRDKSLQRGLINACSSIISNCYDASREVGSLLDESEQAVFAISQRTTGRDFTGARELVDSVFENLSKLADSRDVITGVTTGYTRLDKLTAGLQPSDLIIVAARPSMGKTAFSLCMGLNAAIRQGVPVAVFSLEMSKEQLMQRMLAVWGKVDMSKLRRPALLTDADWSNLYAAADVISRAPIYIDDTPALTTLELRARARRLKAEKGLGLVIVDYLQLMRTSRRTDSRELEISDISRSLKGLAKEMNVPVVALSQLNRKVEERGDKRPMLSDLRESGAIEQDADVIMFVYRDDVYKFTKPADRPVQGIAEIIIGKQRNGPVGVAELLYMSPYTAFEDLAPDWAPSETPQ from the coding sequence ATGGCCAGCAACGAACCTTTCGGCTCCGCCTCTTCCCCGTCCCCCCGCCAGTCCGGCGCGCCCCGCACCAGCGAGGGCAACGACCGCGCCCGCACCGCGGAGAACGACCTGCTGCGGCGCGTGCCGCCCCACAGCCCCGAAGCCGAACAGGCCGTGCTGGGCGGCATCCTCATGCGGCCCCAGCTCATGCACGTCATCGTGGACCTCATCGCGGACACGGACTTCTATCTGCCGGCCCATGCCACCATCTTCCGGGCCTTCCTGGACCTGTACCGCAAAAGCGCGCCCATCGACCTCATCTCCACCGCCGAGCAGCTCAAGAGCAACAACGCCCTCGAAGAGGCCGGCGGGGCCGTCTATCTGGCCGACCTGGCCCAGGCCGTGGTCTCCGGCGCCAATGCCGAATATTACGCCACCATCGTGCGCGACAAATCCCTGCAACGCGGCCTCATCAATGCCTGCTCGTCCATCATCAGCAACTGCTACGATGCCTCGCGCGAGGTGGGCAGCCTGCTGGACGAGTCCGAACAGGCCGTGTTCGCCATCTCGCAGCGCACCACGGGCCGCGACTTCACCGGCGCCCGCGAACTGGTGGACAGCGTGTTCGAGAACCTGTCCAAGCTGGCCGACTCCCGCGACGTCATCACCGGCGTCACCACCGGCTACACGCGCCTGGACAAGCTCACCGCCGGTCTCCAGCCCTCGGACCTCATCATCGTGGCCGCCCGTCCCAGTATGGGCAAGACGGCCTTCTCGCTCTGCATGGGCCTCAATGCCGCCATCCGCCAAGGCGTGCCCGTGGCCGTGTTCTCGCTGGAAATGAGCAAGGAACAGCTCATGCAGCGCATGCTGGCCGTGTGGGGCAAGGTGGACATGTCCAAGCTGCGCCGTCCGGCCCTGCTCACCGACGCCGACTGGAGCAACCTCTACGCCGCGGCCGACGTCATCTCGCGCGCGCCCATCTACATCGACGACACCCCGGCCCTGACCACCCTGGAGCTGCGCGCCCGTGCCCGCCGCCTCAAGGCCGAAAAGGGCCTGGGCCTGGTCATCGTGGACTACCTCCAGCTCATGCGCACCAGCCGCCGCACCGACTCGCGCGAACTGGAGATCTCGGACATCTCCCGCTCCCTCAAGGGCCTGGCCAAGGAGATGAACGTGCCCGTGGTGGCCCTTTCGCAGCTCAACCGAAAAGTGGAAGAACGCGGCGACAAGCGCCCCATGCTCTCGGACCTGCGTGAATCGGGCGCCATCGAACAGGACGCCGACGTCATCATGTTCGTCTACCGCGACGACGTGTACAAGTTCACCAAGCCTGCCGACCGGCCGGTGCAGGGCATCGCCGAGATCATCATCGGCAAGCAGCGCAACGGTCCCGTGGGCGTGGCCGAGCTGCTCTATATGTCGCCCTATACGGCCTTCGAAGACCTGGCCCCCGACTGGGCCCCCTCGGAAACGCCGCAATAA
- a CDS encoding RNA recognition motif domain-containing protein, which translates to MSKSIYVGNLPWAATEEQVQDLFAEYGKVLSVKLVSDRETGRARGFGFVEMEDGEAQAAIEALDNYSFGGRTLRVNEAKPRAPRPPRY; encoded by the coding sequence ATGTCCAAGTCCATCTATGTTGGGAACCTCCCCTGGGCCGCTACTGAAGAACAGGTGCAGGATCTTTTTGCCGAATACGGCAAAGTTCTGTCGGTGAAACTGGTCAGCGACAGGGAAACCGGCCGTGCCCGTGGCTTCGGCTTCGTGGAAATGGAAGACGGTGAAGCTCAGGCTGCCATTGAAGCTCTGGATAACTACAGCTTTGGTGGTCGCACCCTTCGCGTCAACGAAGCCAAACCCCGCGCCCCGCGTCCTCCCCGCTACTAG
- the ahbB gene encoding siroheme decarboxylase subunit beta, producing MAQQFTETERAILRIVQADLPDSLTPYADIARTVGCTEEEVLDLLSRLKQSGAIRRFGASIKHQKTGWNHNAMVGWKVAPELVEECGAIAARHSHISHVYYRPSAAPDWPYELYTMVHGRSEQECLDVAQELIATTPLREYAILKSLKELKKISMTYF from the coding sequence ATGGCCCAGCAATTCACCGAAACAGAACGTGCCATCCTGCGTATCGTGCAGGCCGACCTGCCCGACTCCCTGACCCCGTATGCCGACATCGCCCGCACCGTGGGCTGCACGGAAGAGGAGGTCCTCGACCTGCTCTCCCGCCTCAAGCAAAGCGGTGCCATCCGCCGCTTCGGGGCCAGCATCAAACACCAGAAGACCGGCTGGAACCACAATGCCATGGTAGGCTGGAAAGTGGCCCCCGAGCTGGTGGAAGAATGCGGCGCCATCGCCGCCCGCCACAGTCACATCTCCCATGTCTACTACCGTCCCAGCGCCGCTCCCGACTGGCCCTACGAGCTGTACACCATGGTGCACGGCCGCAGCGAACAGGAATGCCTCGACGTGGCGCAGGAACTGATCGCCACCACGCCCCTGCGTGAGTACGCCATCCTCAAGAGCTTGAAAGAGCTCAAAAAAATCTCCATGACCTATTTTTAG
- the hemL gene encoding glutamate-1-semialdehyde 2,1-aminomutase, with protein MDDKSRALFDKACQLIPGGVNSPVRACHNVDSLPLFIAEAHGSHIIDVDGREYIDFILSWGPMILGHDHPAVTAAVREAAGRGTSYGAPCPDEVTLAEEVVADMPSLEMVRMVNSGTEATMSALRLARGVTGRDKVLKFVGCYHGHADPFLAAAGSGLATFSIPGTPGVPAAVVADTLLAPYNDLEAVREIFRRHGEGIAAIIVEPVAANMGLVLPKPGFLEGLREITRQYGALLIFDEVITGFRASFGGAQARFGIDPDLTTFGKIIGGGLPVGAFGGKRQYMENVAPRGAVYQAGTLSGNPLAMAAGLATLRQLRQMDYDALERRVSAFAGELRAILSAKGVPIQMPTIASMFCPYFSEQEVVDFATAKQCDQQLFTTFYKQMRQQGIFLAPSGFETGMVSFAHTDDDFNKALDAARKVSF; from the coding sequence ATGGACGACAAATCCCGCGCGCTTTTTGACAAAGCCTGCCAGCTCATCCCCGGCGGGGTCAACAGCCCCGTGCGCGCCTGCCACAACGTGGACAGCCTGCCCCTCTTCATCGCCGAAGCCCACGGCAGCCACATCATCGACGTGGACGGCCGCGAGTACATCGACTTCATCCTCTCCTGGGGCCCCATGATCCTGGGCCACGATCACCCCGCCGTCACCGCCGCCGTGCGTGAGGCCGCCGGTCGCGGCACCAGCTACGGCGCTCCCTGCCCCGACGAAGTCACCCTGGCCGAAGAAGTGGTGGCCGACATGCCCAGCCTGGAAATGGTGCGCATGGTCAACTCCGGCACCGAAGCCACCATGAGCGCCCTGCGCCTGGCCCGCGGCGTCACCGGCCGCGACAAGGTGCTCAAGTTCGTGGGCTGCTACCACGGCCATGCCGACCCCTTCCTGGCCGCCGCCGGTTCCGGCCTTGCCACCTTCTCCATCCCCGGCACCCCCGGTGTGCCCGCCGCCGTGGTGGCCGACACCCTGCTGGCCCCCTACAACGACCTTGAGGCCGTGCGCGAGATCTTCCGCCGGCATGGCGAAGGCATCGCCGCCATCATCGTCGAACCCGTGGCCGCCAACATGGGCCTCGTCCTGCCCAAGCCCGGCTTCCTCGAAGGCCTGCGCGAGATCACCCGCCAGTACGGCGCCCTGCTCATCTTCGACGAAGTCATCACCGGCTTCCGCGCCTCCTTCGGCGGCGCCCAGGCCCGCTTCGGCATCGATCCCGACCTGACCACCTTCGGCAAGATCATCGGCGGCGGCCTGCCCGTGGGCGCCTTCGGCGGCAAACGCCAGTACATGGAAAACGTGGCTCCGCGCGGCGCCGTCTATCAGGCCGGTACCCTTTCCGGCAACCCGCTGGCCATGGCCGCCGGTCTGGCCACCCTGCGCCAGCTGCGCCAGATGGACTATGATGCTCTCGAACGCCGCGTGTCCGCCTTTGCCGGCGAACTGCGCGCCATCCTCAGCGCCAAGGGCGTGCCCATCCAGATGCCCACCATCGCCTCCATGTTCTGCCCCTACTTCAGCGAGCAGGAAGTGGTGGACTTCGCCACCGCCAAACAGTGCGACCAGCAGCTGTTCACCACCTTCTACAAGCAGATGCGCCAGCAGGGCATCTTCCTGGCGCCCTCGGGCTTCGAGACCGGCATGGTCTCCTTCGCCCACACCGACGACGACTTCAACAAGGCCCTGGACGCCGCCCGCAAGGTCAGCTTCTAG
- a CDS encoding cobalt-precorrin 5A hydrolase, translating to MHCICHVLSSAALPLARRLREAMAAAPWRGPSGETLAECRLSAPQRFAPEDCLPFAGIMDAARQAAEVPQIFIGATGIAVRAVAPLLEHKSTDAPVLVISPDGRFVISLLAGHWGGGNSLCRHVAALLDAVPVITTATDCGERPALDLFLQAAGLRILDWDQLPPAQACWLEGRPLPLWDPCGAVTDGEGGGFLRQEHLPEQDGPAVCVHWQRLPARQGRLRVALPSLVLGLGCRKGIPAPLVATAVEGLLLRHGLEPQALAALATVTEKAREPALQELARRLGLPLLTFDAAELAAVSTPHPSTAAGERFACAPFSVCEAACLLAARRMAATGTMKVDGGGASPVSRAELKDGPPAGTGNGQQADGTDAPAARLLVEKTKVAGQLTLAVALSNSILRRDDV from the coding sequence ATGCATTGTATCTGTCATGTCCTGAGCAGCGCGGCCTTGCCGCTGGCCCGACGCCTGCGGGAAGCCATGGCCGCAGCGCCGTGGCGCGGGCCGTCGGGCGAGACGCTGGCGGAATGCCGCCTGTCCGCGCCGCAACGTTTTGCCCCGGAAGACTGCCTGCCGTTTGCCGGGATCATGGATGCAGCCCGACAGGCCGCAGAAGTTCCCCAGATCTTTATAGGCGCAACAGGCATCGCCGTGCGGGCCGTGGCGCCCCTGCTGGAACACAAGAGCACGGACGCGCCTGTCCTGGTCATCTCGCCGGACGGCCGTTTCGTCATCAGCCTGCTGGCCGGGCACTGGGGCGGCGGCAACAGCCTGTGCCGCCATGTGGCCGCCCTGCTGGACGCCGTGCCTGTCATCACCACGGCCACGGACTGCGGCGAGCGCCCTGCGCTGGACCTTTTCCTCCAGGCAGCGGGCCTGCGCATCCTGGACTGGGACCAGCTGCCTCCGGCCCAGGCCTGCTGGCTGGAAGGGCGGCCCCTGCCCTTGTGGGACCCCTGCGGCGCGGTGACGGACGGCGAAGGGGGAGGATTCCTGCGGCAGGAGCATCTGCCGGAACAGGACGGGCCCGCAGTCTGCGTACACTGGCAACGTCTGCCCGCACGACAAGGCCGCCTGCGGGTGGCCCTGCCCTCGCTGGTACTGGGGCTGGGCTGCCGCAAGGGTATCCCTGCGCCGCTGGTGGCCACAGCCGTGGAAGGCCTGCTGCTGCGCCACGGACTCGAACCCCAGGCTCTGGCGGCCCTGGCGACCGTGACGGAAAAGGCCCGGGAACCGGCCTTGCAGGAACTGGCCCGGCGTCTGGGCCTGCCCCTGCTGACCTTCGATGCCGCGGAACTGGCCGCCGTCAGCACACCGCACCCGTCCACGGCGGCAGGGGAACGCTTCGCCTGCGCACCCTTCAGTGTCTGTGAGGCGGCCTGCCTGCTGGCGGCCCGGCGGATGGCCGCAACCGGTACGATGAAGGTGGATGGCGGGGGGGCGTCACCTGTTAGCCGGGCCGAGCTGAAGGACGGCCCGCCGGCGGGAACAGGAAACGGACAGCAAGCAGACGGCACGGACGCTCCGGCCGCCCGTCTGCTGGTGGAAAAAACCAAGGTGGCCGGCCAGCTGACCCTGGCCGTGGCCCTGTCGAACAGCATTTTGCGGAGGGATGATGTCTGA
- a CDS encoding cytochrome c3 family protein: MKFALLSAGVLALALSVPAIAAQPPVPADGLVLQGSNPKKPVTFNHSTHKTVECVVCHHPVDGKESYAKCATAGCHDNLKDKKGTNSLYYVMHAKEKADAPLKHQSCLSCHVKVVAEKPDLKKDLTGCAKSKCHP; this comes from the coding sequence ATGAAGTTCGCCCTGTTGTCTGCCGGTGTCCTGGCTCTGGCCCTGTCCGTGCCCGCCATCGCGGCCCAGCCCCCTGTCCCGGCTGACGGTCTCGTCCTGCAAGGTTCCAATCCCAAGAAGCCGGTGACCTTCAACCACTCCACCCACAAGACCGTGGAATGCGTCGTCTGCCACCATCCCGTGGACGGCAAGGAAAGCTATGCCAAGTGCGCCACCGCCGGCTGTCATGACAACCTGAAGGACAAGAAGGGGACCAACAGCCTGTACTATGTGATGCACGCCAAGGAAAAGGCCGATGCCCCCCTGAAGCATCAGAGCTGCCTGTCCTGTCACGTCAAGGTCGTGGCCGAAAAGCCCGACCTGAAGAAGGACCTCACCGGTTGCGCCAAGTCCAAGTGCCATCCGTAG
- a CDS encoding ubiquinone/menaquinone biosynthesis methyltransferase, whose amino-acid sequence MFGRIAGFYDLLNHTLSLGIDYYWRHVLANNVRVGSTNRVLDLAAGTLDVSLAIRRKYPHVQVPAMDFCPPMLQRGLHKLKGDNARAIMPVAADAKKLPLPDASVDCVTMAFGIRNIKPRSEAFAEMLRVLTPGGRACILEFGSGSERIWGGLYNFYLDRILPRIGKMVSRDPGAYEYLAETIRNFPTAPALEKEMTDAGFARAWHIKLTSGIVCLHVGEKAR is encoded by the coding sequence ATGTTCGGCCGCATCGCCGGCTTCTACGACCTGCTCAACCATACGCTGAGCCTGGGCATCGACTATTACTGGCGCCATGTGCTGGCCAATAACGTGCGCGTGGGCAGCACCAACCGCGTGCTCGACCTGGCCGCAGGTACCCTGGACGTCTCGCTGGCCATCCGCCGCAAGTACCCGCATGTGCAGGTGCCCGCCATGGACTTTTGCCCGCCCATGCTCCAGCGCGGCCTGCACAAGCTCAAGGGCGACAACGCCCGGGCCATCATGCCCGTGGCCGCTGACGCCAAAAAGCTGCCCCTGCCCGACGCTTCGGTGGACTGCGTGACCATGGCCTTCGGCATCCGCAACATCAAGCCGCGCTCCGAGGCCTTTGCCGAGATGCTGCGCGTGCTCACCCCCGGCGGCCGCGCCTGCATCCTGGAGTTCGGCTCCGGCAGCGAACGCATCTGGGGCGGTCTGTACAATTTTTATCTGGACAGGATCCTGCCGCGTATCGGCAAGATGGTCTCCCGCGACCCGGGCGCCTATGAGTATCTGGCCGAGACCATCCGCAATTTCCCCACGGCCCCGGCCCTGGAAAAGGAAATGACCGATGCCGGTTTCGCGCGGGCCTGGCATATCAAGCTCACGTCGGGCATCGTCTGCCTGCATGTGGGCGAAAAGGCCCGCTAG
- a CDS encoding DUF2065 family protein produces MAILLEGLVWALAPDAMRRAVILIAQMPKSSIRVLGLAALALGLFLVWLARSA; encoded by the coding sequence TTGGCCATCCTTCTGGAAGGCCTGGTCTGGGCTCTGGCTCCCGACGCCATGCGACGGGCAGTGATCCTCATCGCGCAGATGCCCAAAAGCTCCATACGGGTCCTCGGGCTGGCGGCGCTGGCTCTGGGCCTCTTTCTTGTATGGCTGGCCCGCAGCGCCTGA